The nucleotide sequence ACTCAAAAAGCCGGTATCATTCAAAAAACAGCCAGAGATATAAAAAGTATTCACGCAGGCGGCGAAAGTATTGAAAAATATACAGCCGCCGATTATGTAAGCCTTTGCCTTAAAACAGCACAAGGCTATAAGGAAGCATGGGAGGCGGAAAATAAACAAAAAAACGCATCTTCATTTTTTATTTATCAAAAAAAATACGAGGATGATTTATGGTAGGCGATATTGAGGTTTTACGAAAAGACACGGAAGAAATTATAAACATCAATCCAGTTGAAATTGTCTTTATCCGAAATGAAAAACAAGAAGATGAATTCGGTAATATCAAAAATATTGAAAAACGAACTGAAACGCAACGGGTAAGAATTGCCGAGCTATCTCATAATGAAACAGATAGACTTATACAAGAAGGTTTATTAAAAAATCATGTTGTAAATATTACAGCGAGATATAACGCTGATATTCAATCGGGCGATAAGTTCGATTTTTGCGGTAACAGATACGAGGTTGAATTTATCCGAAAAATTACAGTCGGCGGATATGATAATGTATTTAAAATGTCAGGAAAGGCAAAAGAAATAAACGAGGCAACGGAATGAGAGGTATGGACGCTTTTTTTTCAAACCTAGACAAAGCAAAAAAAGAAATACTCGATGAGTGTGAAATGGTTGCTCATAAGACTGCTGCGAGCATGGAGCGTTATGCAAAAGAAAAAAGGCCATGGATAGATAGAACTGGAGATGCCCGAAAAGGATTAAAAGGCAAAACTTCTATTTTCAAAAATACAATATCATCATCCATACATCAAGATTTGTATGGAGATACAGGGAAAGAATATGGGTATTACCTTGAGAATGCTCATAATGGCAAATATGCAATATTGACTGAAACGAGAAATCATCATGCCGGTATGTTCTTTGATGGAATACAAGAAGCTTTAGGAGTTGCTATAAACAGGGTATAAGAAAATGAGAAAGGCTATTTATAAGAAACTAGAAGAAATCTATCCAACTTATTACATAGGAAATGAAAAAAAGACGACACCTAAGCCTTATCTTATTTTCAAAATGGGAAATGAAATCAAAACCCATACCTTTGGGAGATGGCAAACTTTTACGGTTTTTGCCATAGCTCCGGCAGGAGACTTTGAAACTCTTGATACAATGTCTGAAAAGATTATTAAAGGTCTTGACGGTAAGCATATCAATAGAATATCTGATGGCTCTACCTTTTTAATTCAATTTATGGATTGCGGAGATGAGTTTGTAGAAGGAGAACTCAACGCAATATCGAAACAGCTTAATTTTAAAATACCGTCTTTCGGGCGGGATTTTATGTAAATATTTTATTGGAGGTTAAGAATTATGGAAAACAAGAACGAATATTCCTATTCAATCGGACGTGCGGAAATTGCACTCTTGAACGCCGATAAGAGCTTTCCTACACCCAATGATTGGGAAGATACCGACCGAATGACTGGTAAAAAACGAAAGCACAGAGGCGGCGTAGTTGGTAAAGTCGGAACCTTTGACATCGACGGATGGACTGGAGATGACTTAAAAATCGGCATTGTTTACGGTACAAAAAAGGCAGAGGTTACATTTGCCTCTACGGCCGCAAACAAAAAAGCTGTAACCGTGGCAGACATGGTTAAAGATTTGAATACGGCGTTTACGGGTATCGCAGGCCAAGGTATCAAGCTCAAGGCTGCAAAGACAGACATCGGAGAAGATTACGATGCCGAGTATTTAAAAATTACCACTCAAGCAACGGGAGACTTGCCGTGGTTTGCTCCTATCGGTTTTTCCGGTAAGCTCGCAGAACTTCTCGGCATTACCGCTTGGGTAGCAACTAAGGAAGCAAAAAGTTTTAAAGATGACTTTGAAAAGGAAGCCGGAAAATCCAACGATGCAACATCGGGACACGGTATCCGCTGTTCTGTTAAAGAAGCAGATCAAATAAAGGGCGTAAACATTACGGCTTCTTTTGCAACAATCTCAACAAAACTTCTTGCTATGGTTACCGGAAACTCGTACAACGAGAAAACGGGCGAATATTTTGTAGATAACGCAGGTAATCCTCCGTTAATTGCAATGCGTTACTTTGTTGAGCAGTACGAAAGCGGCGTAAACACTAAGGGTTCTTTCTCAAGAGTTAAGGCCTTTTTATTTCCTTCTTGCAAAATCACACCCAACGGCAACGATGCCGGAGAGAATAACTTTGCAGCCCAAGAATTGCAGGGTTCAGGCGGAGAGAATAAGAGGAGCAATCTTCCTATGAAGTTTATCAAGGAAATTGGATTAAATGACTACACGCAGTATGTAGGGGAATAAAAAAATCTTACCGCTTAAGAAAAAACTTAGGCGGTAATCTTAAAAAAATAAAATTAAGAGGATTAGGATGATAAAAAAAATCATTGATAACTTTAAAGTAAAAAAAATTGTAGAAGATAGAAAAAAGGAACTTTCTCAAGACGGGAATAAAACATCGGCTGAAGCCTTAGCTATGGACTCTTGTAAATGGGTAGACCTTTATTGGAATGGTACAAAACGCCCCTTTTTAATTCATAAAATCAACTTTCAAGAACTTTTGATGTGCGGTCGTTTTCCTAACATTCTTTATAAGTTTGTTGAGGGCATATCAGATGTTTTGAATGAAGAAAAAACAGAAAAATCTTCTGTCAATCTTCAACAAATGAAAGAAGAAGAGGACGAATTCAGACACGAGCTTGCAGAAAAATCTATGGTAGAACCCAAATACAGAGAGTGCTATGACGCAATAGTCAACCTTTTAGCAAATCCAGAAGCAAACAGAAATGATGTTATACCTCAAGATTTTCTTGATGACCTATTCCTGTGGTATTTGACGGAATGGGAAATCCAGATAAAAAAAAAGTCGGAGCTGTTAATCTCGAAAGGTTTGGGAGAGTCGCAAAATACTGGAGAAAAGCCCCAAGTGAATACATCACGGGGTTAGATGATTTTGAGAAGTTTGTAATTGATGAGGCTTGTATTGTTGCAGTTGAAGCTGACAATAAACGCCTTGAAAAACAACGAAAGGAACAAGAAAAAGAAAATGCAAGGATAAGGAAAGAAAAAGAAGAAAAAGAAAATTTTATGAAAAACATGAATAAAACTTTTTCCGGTAATGATACATAGAAAGGGTAAATAAATGGGGAATGCATTAGGTACACTATACGCCGAATTAGCACTAAAAACAAGTGAATTTGAAAAAGCTGTTATTAAATCGAAAAAACTTGCAGATAAGCTAAACACAGACATTGAAAATATCACAGATCAAATAAATGAAAAATTAAAATCTATTGGCGTCGGATTATCCGCAGGCGTTACCCTACCCTTAACTCTTTTCGGAAAACAGGCATTAGATACTTTTACCAACTTTCAACAATCAATGCAAAATACCTTTTCTGTAATGGGTGCAACAAGTGCAGAAATGGAAGCATTGAGAAAAAAAGCGGAAGAAATGGGAGCTACCACTCGCTTTAGTGCAAGTCAGGCCGCTGACGCTTTGTACAATCTAGGTTCTGCCGGACAAAGTGCCTCACAAGCAATGAGCAGCCTTGACGGTGTATTACGACTTGCCGGTGCAACCGGCAGCGATTTAGCCTTTACATCTGGAACTATAGCCTCAACCCTATCACAGTTTAACCTAGAAGCGGATAAAGCCTCGCACATTGCTGATGTTTATGCAATGGCAATAAGTAAGTCGCAGGCTAACATGACTAAGTTGAGTTATTCAATGAAGTATGTCGGCCCTGTAGCTTCAGGCTTAAATATAAAACTTGAAACAGCAACAGCAGCTTTAATGAGGTTATACAATACGGGTTACGGCGGAGAGATGGCCGGAACATATCTTAGAGCCGGCTTACAAAAGCTTGCAAGCGGCGCTGATGATTTTAAATCAGCCCTTGAAAGTATCGGATTGACTTATGATGATGTTAATCCTAAAACAAATGATTTTGCGGATATTATAGACAGATTAAAAGAAAAGCAAGTAGATATAAATAAAGCAAACGAACTATTCGGCAACATTGCAGGCGGAGCAATGGCAAAACTTATTGAAGGTGGCGGAGAAGCAATCCGTACAATGGACGGGTTGTTGCAAACCTCCGATGGGGCAGCAAAAAAAATGCAGGATATACAAAACGCTTCTTTTGCAAATACAAAGGCAGAGTTAGCAAGTGCTTTTGAAGCTGTCCAGATTACACTAACTTCAAATGTTATTCCGGCTGTCAATATATTTGCCCAAGGTTTAACAAATGCTTTAAAGTTTATAAATGAATTACCTGTCGGAGTACAAACGGCAGGTACGGCTTTTGCAGGACTGGCAGCAGCCGCTGGCCCCCTTCTACTTGTAGCAGTCGGCGTAAAAAAAATAAAACAAGAAATGGTAGAACTCAATATGGTTGCAGCCGTAAACCCGATAATGGCGTGGGGAGCGGCTATAGCCGGTGTTGCAGCCATTGCTGTGGGTATTATTGCACAGGTTAGGAAAGCACAAGAAGAAGCCGAAAAAGAGTCTTTTAGATATTTGGAAAGAGCAAATAAATTAGCTGATGAAGCTCAAGAAGCTGGAGCAAAAAGCAGTAAAATAGGCTCTTTGATGGATAAATATAA is from Treponema denticola and encodes:
- a CDS encoding phage head closure protein, with the protein product MVGDIEVLRKDTEEIININPVEIVFIRNEKQEDEFGNIKNIEKRTETQRVRIAELSHNETDRLIQEGLLKNHVVNITARYNADIQSGDKFDFCGNRYEVEFIRKITVGGYDNVFKMSGKAKEINEATE
- a CDS encoding HK97 gp10 family phage protein: MRGMDAFFSNLDKAKKEILDECEMVAHKTAASMERYAKEKRPWIDRTGDARKGLKGKTSIFKNTISSSIHQDLYGDTGKEYGYYLENAHNGKYAILTETRNHHAGMFFDGIQEALGVAINRV